The following coding sequences are from one Pseudomonas oryzae window:
- a CDS encoding putative bifunctional diguanylate cyclase/phosphodiesterase, with protein MTKMSRTKFIRLVTVTYLLLGSAWILLSDRLLELFADKDTLLRASTWKGALFVLATSALLFFALRAVPDARTGSLLERMAVGAGPPRRHGWLPWLFAVAITLVVLGVRQTFAGVIDGRPVMILFVLPVTLSALLGGLLPGLLATLLATLGLGLFALEPSGSLEIASRVERFQLFCFVLTGLALSLIIEQLKRVREGLGFHRRLLDSLVAGTSDALFVKDREGRYLLANQATADFVGRPLDTLIGSSDAQLFSPEASALIARNDHEVIAGGHTRTFDEHVATAAGRRLVFSVSKGPLLDENGAVSGLFGIARDITARKQTELAQQEAAAVFESSYEGIMILDRARRIVRVNPAFVRITGYSADEALGRPPRWLDAAGSGDSEPADAPWQALQERGFWSGEVWSRRKGGERYAQLLSLSAVRDADGTVQQYVGLFSDISQLKNHQAELDRVANYDPLTGTPNRRLLADRLEQAIARSARSGKSLAVCMLDLDGFRQINEQYGHAGGDALLKAVAGNLRHVLRAEDTLARLSGDEFALLLADIDSPEDCANILSRVLAAIATPVKVAGRPMRTSASIGVSLYPDDNVDGDTLLRHADQAMFMAKEAGKNCYHLFDPDSHRKAQGHRLYLEQLRLALESDEFVLHYQPKVDLADGRVLGVEALVRWQDPGRGLVAPGEFLPYVASVEQLERALGEWVLDNALAQLDHWLESGLQLDMSVNISAQHLMHGDFVERLDSLLARYPAVPRQCLELEILETAAIADMPQAIAVMQRCGRLGVRFALDDFGTGYSSLTYLRKLPVDTLKIDQSFVRDMLVDPDDRAIVDGVIRLASAFNRRVIAEGVETLEHGEALQRLGCRLVQGYGIARPMAAEQLPTWLEQWRTQAPWRRLAVSS; from the coding sequence ATGACCAAGATGTCGCGCACGAAGTTCATTCGCCTCGTGACGGTCACCTACCTGCTGCTCGGTTCGGCGTGGATCCTGCTTTCCGACCGCCTGCTGGAGCTGTTCGCCGACAAGGACACCCTGCTGCGCGCCTCGACCTGGAAGGGCGCGCTGTTCGTGCTGGCCACCTCCGCCCTGCTCTTCTTCGCCCTGCGCGCCGTGCCCGACGCACGCACGGGCTCGCTGCTCGAACGCATGGCGGTGGGTGCCGGGCCGCCGCGCCGGCACGGCTGGCTGCCCTGGCTGTTCGCCGTGGCCATCACCCTGGTGGTGCTCGGCGTGCGGCAGACCTTCGCCGGGGTGATCGATGGGCGGCCGGTGATGATCCTGTTCGTCCTGCCGGTCACCCTCAGCGCTCTGCTCGGCGGCCTGCTGCCGGGCCTGCTGGCCACCCTGCTGGCCACCCTGGGCCTCGGCCTCTTCGCCCTGGAGCCGAGCGGCAGCCTGGAGATCGCCTCGCGGGTGGAGCGCTTCCAGCTGTTCTGCTTCGTGCTGACCGGGCTCGCCCTCAGCCTGATCATCGAGCAGCTCAAGCGTGTCCGCGAGGGCCTGGGCTTCCACCGCCGCCTGCTCGACTCGCTGGTCGCGGGCACCTCCGACGCCCTGTTCGTCAAGGACCGCGAGGGCCGCTACCTGCTCGCCAACCAGGCCACCGCGGACTTCGTCGGCCGCCCGCTCGACACGCTGATCGGCAGCAGCGACGCACAGCTGTTCAGCCCCGAGGCCAGCGCGCTGATCGCCCGCAACGACCACGAGGTGATCGCCGGCGGGCACACCCGCACCTTCGACGAGCACGTGGCGACCGCCGCGGGCCGCCGACTGGTGTTCTCGGTCAGCAAGGGACCGCTGCTCGACGAGAACGGCGCGGTCAGCGGCCTGTTCGGCATCGCCCGCGACATCACCGCGCGCAAGCAGACCGAGCTGGCCCAGCAGGAGGCCGCGGCGGTGTTCGAGTCGAGCTACGAGGGCATCATGATCCTCGACCGCGCGCGACGCATCGTGCGGGTCAACCCGGCGTTCGTGCGCATCACCGGCTACAGCGCCGACGAGGCGCTCGGCAGGCCGCCGCGCTGGCTGGACGCCGCCGGCTCCGGCGACTCGGAGCCCGCCGACGCGCCCTGGCAGGCGCTGCAGGAGCGCGGCTTCTGGAGCGGCGAGGTGTGGAGCCGGCGCAAGGGCGGCGAGCGCTACGCCCAGCTGCTGTCGCTGTCCGCGGTGCGCGACGCCGACGGCACCGTGCAGCAGTACGTCGGCCTGTTCTCCGACATCAGCCAGCTGAAGAACCACCAGGCCGAGCTGGACCGGGTGGCCAACTACGACCCGCTGACCGGCACGCCGAACCGCCGCCTGCTGGCCGACCGTCTGGAGCAGGCCATCGCCCGCTCGGCACGCTCGGGCAAGTCGCTGGCGGTGTGCATGCTCGACCTCGACGGCTTCCGCCAGATCAACGAGCAGTACGGTCATGCCGGCGGCGACGCGCTGCTCAAGGCGGTGGCCGGCAACCTCCGCCACGTGCTGCGCGCCGAGGACACCCTGGCGCGCCTGAGCGGTGACGAGTTCGCCCTGCTGCTGGCCGACATCGACTCGCCGGAGGACTGCGCCAACATCCTCAGCCGCGTGCTGGCCGCCATCGCCACGCCGGTCAAGGTCGCCGGCAGGCCGATGCGCACCTCGGCGAGCATCGGCGTCAGCCTGTATCCCGACGACAACGTCGACGGCGACACCCTGCTGCGCCACGCCGACCAGGCGATGTTCATGGCCAAGGAGGCGGGCAAGAACTGCTATCACCTGTTCGACCCGGACAGCCACCGCAAGGCGCAGGGCCACCGCCTGTACCTGGAGCAGTTGCGCCTGGCCCTGGAGAGCGACGAGTTCGTCCTCCACTACCAGCCCAAGGTCGACCTCGCCGACGGCCGGGTGCTCGGCGTGGAGGCGCTGGTGCGCTGGCAGGATCCGGGGCGCGGACTGGTCGCGCCGGGCGAGTTCCTGCCCTACGTCGCCAGCGTCGAGCAGCTGGAGCGCGCCCTCGGCGAATGGGTGCTCGACAACGCGCTGGCGCAGCTCGACCACTGGCTGGAGAGCGGCCTGCAGCTCGACATGAGCGTCAACATCAGCGCCCAGCACCTGATGCACGGCGACTTCGTCGAGCGCCTGGACAGCCTGCTGGCGCGCTACCCGGCGGTGCCGCGCCAGTGCCTGGAGCTGGAAATCCTGGAAACCGCGGCGATCGCCGACATGCCGCAGGCCATCGCGGTAATGCAGCGCTGCGGCCGCCTGGGCGTGCGTTTCGCCCTCGACGACTTCGGCACCGGCTACTCCTCGCTCACCTACCTGCGCAAGCTGCCGGTCGACACCCTGAAGATCGACCAGAGCTTCGTGCGCGACATGCTGGTCGACCCCGACGATCGCGCCATCGTCGACGGCGTGATCCGTCTGGCCTCCGCCTTCAACCGCCGGGTGATCGCCGAGGGCGTGGAAACCCTCGAGCACGGCGAGGCCCTGCAGCGCCTCGGCTGCCGCCTCGTCCAGGGCTACGGCATCGCCCGGCCGATGGCGGCGGAGCAGCTGCCCACCTGGCTCGAACAGTGGCGCACGCAGGCACCGTGGCGGCGCCTGGCCGTGTCGTCCTGA
- the wrbA gene encoding NAD(P)H:quinone oxidoreductase: MKKVLVLYYSMYGHIEQMAEAVAAGAASVAGVEVTLKRVPETMPEDIARKAGAKLDQRAAVASPQELADYDAILFGTPTRFGNMTAQMRNFLDQTGGLWVKGALIGKLASVFTSTGTGGGGETTITSFWHTLAHHGMLIVGLPYSAAELTDTSELRGGSPYGAATIAGGDGSRQPSAKELTLARFQGEHVARLAVRMQ; the protein is encoded by the coding sequence ATGAAAAAGGTTCTGGTGCTGTACTACTCGATGTACGGACATATCGAGCAGATGGCCGAGGCGGTGGCGGCCGGCGCCGCCAGTGTGGCGGGGGTCGAGGTGACCCTCAAGCGGGTGCCGGAAACCATGCCCGAGGACATCGCGCGCAAGGCCGGCGCCAAGCTCGACCAGCGGGCAGCGGTGGCCAGCCCGCAGGAGCTGGCCGACTACGACGCCATCCTGTTCGGCACGCCGACCCGCTTCGGCAACATGACCGCGCAGATGCGCAACTTCCTCGACCAGACCGGCGGGCTGTGGGTCAAGGGCGCGCTGATCGGCAAGCTGGCCAGCGTGTTCACCTCCACCGGCACCGGTGGCGGCGGGGAAACCACCATCACCTCGTTCTGGCACACCCTGGCCCACCACGGCATGCTGATCGTCGGCCTGCCCTACAGCGCCGCGGAGCTGACCGACACCAGCGAGCTGCGCGGCGGTTCGCCCTACGGCGCGGCGACCATCGCCGGCGGCGACGGCTCGCGCCAGCCGAGCGCCAAGGAGCTGACCCTGGCGCGTTTCCAGGGCGAGCACGTGGCCCGGCTGGCGGTGCGCATGCAGTAG
- a CDS encoding penicillin acylase family protein: protein MRRALLVLGGLLLLGAGGLGVYLYGKQPQRDGELHLAGLAAPVGVRFDAQGVPHIRAEHEADLYRALGYLHAQERLFQMEMLRRLARGELAEILGAGLLDTDRLFRTLRLRERAAEQVAQADRASPAWRALQAYLDGINQYQASRPLPLEFDLLGIRPRPFSAEDSFSVIGYMAYSFAAALRTEPVLTHIRDQLGVDYLAVFGRDLPPARSAPALAGADWRGLHALARLGEAAPGRSGLSQFEGSNAWAISGAHTASGKPLLAGDPHIRFSVPQVWYSAHLSAPGFELYGQHHALIPFALLGHNRDFGWSLTMFQNDDLDLIAERVNPANPEQVWSGGRWVALQSRTERIAVKDAAPVELILRRSPHGPLVNDALGALAGPTPIALRWLHLEADNPILDAFYRLNRADSLAEGRAAAAEIAAPGLNIVWASARGDIAWWAAGRLLERPPGVDPAFVLDGASAEAAAPRLLPFSANPREENPPRGYVLSANQRPAGSAVPGYYNPVDRYRRLRERLDAASGHWDVHNSQALQLEAGNGFPQRILAPLLGELRAAAAADEEVLLAELAAWDGEHRIGSRAAVLFNQLLYQLAHEAMADELGESFFAALLGTRAVNDALPRLAAAEAAPWWDDRATAARESRAAIVARAWQASLAHLRATLGADPATWQWGAAHTLTFEHPLGKVAPLDRLFNVGAFAAPGTHEAPNNLAQKFGPAPWPVGYGPSVRRLIDFAAPQQALASSPLGQSGVPFDEHYADQAAAYLAGDYRPMLLDEAQIAAQAQGVLWLRPPGGAGR from the coding sequence CTGCGCCGCGCGCTGCTCGTGCTGGGTGGCCTGCTGCTGCTCGGCGCCGGCGGGCTGGGCGTCTACCTCTACGGCAAGCAGCCACAGCGCGACGGCGAGCTGCACCTGGCCGGCCTCGCCGCGCCGGTCGGCGTGCGCTTCGATGCCCAGGGCGTGCCGCACATCCGTGCCGAGCACGAGGCCGACCTGTACCGCGCGCTGGGCTACCTGCACGCCCAGGAACGCCTGTTCCAGATGGAGATGCTGCGCCGCCTGGCGCGCGGCGAGCTGGCCGAGATCCTCGGCGCCGGACTGCTCGACACCGACCGCCTGTTCCGCACCCTGCGCCTGCGCGAACGGGCCGCCGAGCAGGTGGCCCAGGCCGACCGCGCCAGCCCGGCCTGGCGCGCGCTGCAGGCCTACCTCGACGGCATCAACCAGTACCAGGCCAGCCGGCCGCTGCCGCTGGAGTTCGACCTGCTCGGCATCCGCCCGCGCCCGTTCAGCGCCGAGGACAGCTTCAGCGTGATCGGCTACATGGCCTACAGCTTCGCCGCCGCCCTGCGCACCGAACCGGTGCTGACCCATATCCGCGACCAGCTGGGCGTCGACTACCTGGCGGTGTTCGGCCGTGACCTGCCACCGGCGCGGTCCGCGCCGGCGCTGGCCGGCGCCGACTGGCGCGGCTTGCACGCCCTCGCCCGGCTCGGCGAGGCGGCGCCGGGGCGCAGCGGCCTCAGCCAGTTCGAGGGCAGCAACGCCTGGGCGATCAGCGGTGCGCATACCGCCAGCGGCAAGCCGCTGCTGGCCGGCGACCCGCACATCCGCTTCAGCGTGCCGCAGGTGTGGTACAGCGCGCACCTGTCGGCGCCCGGCTTCGAGCTGTACGGCCAGCACCACGCGCTGATCCCCTTCGCCCTGCTCGGCCACAACCGCGACTTCGGCTGGTCGCTGACCATGTTCCAGAACGACGACCTCGACCTGATCGCCGAGCGGGTCAATCCGGCGAACCCCGAGCAGGTCTGGTCGGGCGGACGCTGGGTGGCTCTGCAGAGCCGCACGGAGCGCATCGCGGTGAAGGACGCCGCGCCGGTGGAGCTGATCCTGCGCCGCTCGCCGCACGGCCCGCTGGTCAACGACGCCCTCGGCGCGCTGGCCGGGCCGACGCCGATCGCCCTGCGCTGGCTGCACCTGGAGGCCGATAACCCGATCCTCGACGCCTTCTACCGGCTCAACCGCGCCGACAGCCTGGCCGAGGGCCGCGCGGCGGCGGCCGAGATCGCCGCGCCGGGGCTGAACATCGTCTGGGCCTCGGCCCGCGGTGATATCGCCTGGTGGGCGGCGGGCCGCCTGCTCGAGCGTCCGCCCGGCGTCGATCCGGCCTTCGTCCTCGACGGCGCCAGCGCCGAGGCGGCGGCGCCGCGCCTGCTGCCGTTCTCCGCCAACCCGCGCGAGGAGAACCCGCCGCGCGGCTACGTGCTGTCGGCCAACCAGCGTCCGGCCGGCAGCGCGGTGCCCGGCTACTACAACCCGGTGGACCGCTACCGGCGCCTGCGCGAGCGCCTCGACGCCGCCAGCGGACACTGGGACGTGCACAACAGCCAGGCGCTGCAGCTGGAGGCGGGCAACGGCTTTCCGCAGCGCATCCTCGCCCCGCTGCTCGGCGAGCTGCGCGCCGCCGCGGCGGCGGACGAGGAGGTGCTGCTCGCCGAGCTGGCCGCCTGGGACGGCGAGCACCGCATCGGCTCGCGCGCCGCGGTGCTGTTCAACCAGCTGCTCTACCAGCTGGCCCACGAGGCGATGGCCGACGAGCTGGGCGAGTCGTTCTTCGCCGCGCTGCTCGGCACCCGCGCGGTCAACGACGCCCTGCCGCGGCTCGCCGCCGCCGAGGCCGCGCCCTGGTGGGACGACCGCGCCACGGCGGCGCGCGAGAGCCGCGCGGCGATAGTGGCGCGCGCCTGGCAGGCCAGCCTGGCGCACCTGCGCGCCACCCTGGGCGCCGACCCGGCCACCTGGCAGTGGGGCGCGGCGCACACCCTCACCTTCGAGCACCCGCTGGGCAAGGTCGCGCCGCTGGACCGCCTGTTCAACGTCGGCGCCTTCGCCGCGCCCGGTACCCACGAAGCGCCCAACAACCTGGCGCAGAAGTTCGGCCCGGCGCCCTGGCCGGTCGGCTACGGCCCCTCGGTGCGCCGCCTGATCGACTTCGCCGCGCCGCAGCAGGCGCTGGCCAGCAGCCCGCTGGGGCAGAGCGGGGTGCCGTTCGACGAGCATTACGCCGACCAGGCCGCTGCCTACCTCGCCGGCGACTACCGGCCGATGCTGCTGGACGAGGCGCAGATCGCCGCGCAGGCGCAGGGGGTGCTGTGGCTGCGCCCGCCGGGCGGCGCCGGGCGATAA
- a CDS encoding nucleoside recognition domain-containing protein: protein MLNGLWLGFFVVAAIAAGGRWLLGDDPGVFAAMVESLFAMAKLSVEVMIVLFGTLTLWLGFLRIAERAGLVERLAVLLAPLFRRLMPEVPSGHPALGLITLNFTANALGLDNAATPIGLKAMRALQDLNPSQTSASNAQILFLVLNASSLTLLPVSIFMYRVQQGAADPTLVFLPILLATSASTLAGLLAVAFMQRLRLHDPVVLAWLGTGALALGAFMAFLAGLSATALAALSSLLGNLTLFGLILAFLLFGALKRVPVYEAFVEGAKEGFEVARNLLPYLVAMLCAVGVLRASGALEFGLDGIRWLIEAFGWDTRFVDALPTALVKPFSGSAARAMLIETMQSHGVDSFPALVAATMQGSTETTFYVLAVYFGAVGIQRARHAVGCALLADLAGVLAAIGVCYWFFG from the coding sequence ATGCTCAACGGCCTGTGGCTGGGATTCTTCGTCGTCGCGGCCATCGCCGCCGGCGGCCGCTGGCTGCTCGGCGACGACCCCGGCGTGTTCGCCGCCATGGTCGAGAGCCTGTTCGCCATGGCCAAGCTGTCGGTCGAGGTGATGATCGTGCTGTTCGGCACCCTGACCCTGTGGCTAGGCTTCCTGCGCATCGCCGAGCGCGCCGGGCTGGTCGAGCGCCTCGCCGTGCTGCTGGCGCCGCTGTTCCGCCGGCTGATGCCCGAGGTGCCCAGCGGCCACCCGGCGCTGGGGCTGATCACCCTCAACTTCACCGCCAACGCCCTCGGCCTCGACAACGCGGCGACGCCGATCGGCCTCAAGGCCATGCGCGCGCTGCAGGATCTCAACCCCAGCCAGACCTCGGCGAGCAACGCGCAGATCCTGTTCCTGGTGCTCAACGCCTCGTCGCTGACCCTGCTGCCGGTGTCGATCTTCATGTACCGGGTGCAGCAGGGCGCCGCGGACCCGACCCTGGTGTTCCTGCCGATCCTCTTGGCCACCAGCGCCTCGACCCTCGCCGGCCTGCTGGCGGTGGCCTTCATGCAGCGCCTGCGTCTGCACGACCCGGTGGTGCTGGCCTGGCTGGGCACCGGCGCGCTAGCCCTCGGCGCGTTCATGGCCTTCCTCGCCGGGCTGTCGGCCACCGCGCTGGCGGCGCTGTCCTCGCTCTTGGGCAACCTCACCCTGTTCGGCCTGATCCTCGCCTTCCTGCTGTTCGGCGCGCTGAAGCGGGTGCCGGTGTACGAGGCGTTCGTCGAAGGAGCCAAGGAAGGCTTCGAGGTGGCCAGGAACCTGTTGCCCTACCTGGTCGCCATGCTCTGCGCGGTGGGCGTGCTGCGCGCCTCCGGGGCGCTGGAGTTCGGCCTCGACGGCATTCGCTGGCTGATCGAGGCGTTCGGCTGGGACACCCGCTTCGTCGACGCGTTGCCCACCGCGCTGGTCAAGCCGTTCTCCGGCAGCGCGGCGCGCGCCATGCTGATCGAGACCATGCAGAGCCACGGCGTCGACAGCTTCCCGGCGCTGGTCGCCGCGACCATGCAGGGCAGCACCGAGACCACCTTCTACGTGCTCGCCGTGTACTTCGGCGCGGTCGGCATCCAGCGCGCCCGCCACGCGGTGGGCTGCGCGCTGCTCGCCGACCTGGCCGGGGTGCTGGCGGCGATCGGCGTGTGCTACTGGTTCTTCGGCTGA
- a CDS encoding AraC-like ligand-binding domain-containing protein — MTPPAASPLLAELDSLSQRAAQLREQAQWRLSTRDPAQASSGLHESYSPHRMQLHGDPAAFEMRLARQPLGSLELSCLSFGTEVELEQAWTTDFVLVTTQLCGHSRIRTRGDEVGGAAGLIVVDSPERPVTKRFSPDSWRLNLRIERQAMERLFERLYERPLRGPMQFHPAIAQDSALHERWLALLRLVSSQLGMPSAPALLGPLEEMAMLLLLTELPHNQAAGAVAPPLPAPRHVRRAEEFMRAHLGEPLTLAAIAAASGTSIRSLTAGFRQFRQTTPMRWLHEQRLQAARDQLQQAASDASVSSIALHCGFGHLGRFAGDYLRRFGEAPSATLRRR; from the coding sequence ATGACGCCCCCCGCCGCTTCCCCGTTGCTTGCCGAGCTGGACAGCCTGAGCCAGCGCGCCGCGCAGCTGCGCGAGCAGGCGCAGTGGCGGCTGAGCACCCGCGATCCGGCGCAGGCCTCGAGCGGCCTGCACGAGAGCTACAGCCCGCACCGCATGCAGCTGCACGGCGACCCGGCGGCCTTCGAGATGCGCCTGGCGCGCCAGCCGCTGGGCAGCCTGGAGCTGAGCTGCCTGTCGTTCGGCACCGAGGTCGAGCTGGAGCAGGCCTGGACTACCGACTTCGTGCTGGTCACCACCCAGCTGTGCGGCCACTCGCGGATCCGCACCCGCGGCGACGAGGTGGGCGGCGCCGCCGGGCTGATCGTCGTCGACTCGCCGGAGAGGCCGGTCACCAAGCGCTTCAGCCCGGACAGTTGGCGGCTCAACCTGCGCATCGAACGCCAGGCCATGGAGCGCCTGTTCGAACGGCTCTACGAGCGTCCGCTGCGCGGGCCGATGCAGTTCCACCCCGCCATTGCCCAGGACAGCGCCCTGCACGAGCGCTGGCTGGCGCTGCTGCGCCTGGTGTCCAGTCAACTGGGCATGCCCTCGGCGCCGGCCCTGCTCGGCCCGCTGGAGGAGATGGCGATGCTCCTGCTGCTCACCGAGCTGCCGCACAACCAGGCCGCTGGGGCCGTCGCACCACCCCTGCCGGCGCCGCGCCATGTGCGCCGCGCCGAGGAGTTCATGCGCGCCCATCTCGGCGAGCCGCTGACCCTCGCGGCCATCGCCGCGGCCAGTGGCACCAGCATCCGCAGCCTGACCGCCGGCTTTCGCCAGTTCCGCCAGACCACCCCGATGCGCTGGCTGCACGAGCAGCGCCTGCAGGCGGCGCGCGACCAGCTGCAGCAGGCCGCGAGCGACGCCAGCGTGTCGAGCATCGCCCTGCACTGCGGTTTCGGCCATCTCGGGCGTTTCGCCGGCGACTACCTGCGCCGCTTCGGCGAGGCGCCCTCGGCGACCCTGCGCCGTCGCTGA
- a CDS encoding TRAP transporter substrate-binding protein, producing the protein MKPVFTRLAAPLLLACAAGSAHAAPITLKIAHFLPVNSNAQQNVIQPWCDELNQASAGRLVCQIYPSMQLGGTPAKLVDQVRQGVADVVWTAPGYSPGRFPKTEALELPGVLPQGGVAAGRVIWAFYQQQLTDEYAPYKVLALFSDGGMNLHATRHPLRTSADLQGLRLRVPNRTISRTLEALGVVPVAMPPALVTESLSKGVVDGASAVWEVLAPTKMDEITHHHLETPADQPVLGATVLTMLMNKRKYDSLPADLRAIVDQHSGRALVERFGQAWDVAIEQTRNKVIAAGHEVHRLSDDDYRQVLERVRPLEQQWIDEVSAKGIDGRALVDAARAQATQAAR; encoded by the coding sequence ATGAAGCCGGTATTCACCCGCCTGGCCGCACCCTTGCTGCTCGCCTGCGCTGCAGGCTCCGCCCATGCCGCTCCGATCACCCTGAAGATCGCGCATTTCCTGCCGGTCAACTCCAATGCCCAGCAGAACGTCATCCAGCCCTGGTGCGACGAGCTGAACCAGGCCTCGGCCGGCCGGCTGGTCTGCCAGATCTACCCCTCCATGCAACTCGGCGGCACCCCGGCCAAGCTGGTCGACCAGGTCCGCCAGGGTGTCGCCGACGTGGTCTGGACGGCGCCCGGTTACTCCCCCGGTCGCTTCCCCAAGACCGAGGCCCTGGAGCTGCCGGGCGTCCTGCCGCAGGGCGGGGTCGCCGCCGGCCGGGTGATCTGGGCCTTCTACCAGCAGCAGCTGACCGACGAGTACGCGCCCTACAAGGTGCTCGCCCTGTTCTCCGATGGCGGCATGAACCTGCACGCCACCCGCCATCCGCTGCGCACCTCGGCCGACCTGCAGGGCCTGCGCCTGCGCGTGCCCAACCGGACCATCTCGCGCACCCTCGAGGCGCTGGGCGTGGTGCCGGTGGCCATGCCGCCCGCGCTGGTCACCGAGTCGCTGTCCAAGGGCGTGGTGGATGGTGCCTCGGCGGTCTGGGAGGTGCTGGCGCCGACCAAGATGGACGAGATCACCCATCACCACCTGGAAACGCCGGCCGACCAGCCGGTACTCGGCGCCACCGTGCTGACGATGCTGATGAACAAGCGCAAGTACGACAGCCTGCCGGCCGACCTGCGGGCGATCGTTGACCAGCACAGCGGCCGGGCCCTGGTCGAGCGCTTTGGCCAGGCTTGGGATGTGGCCATCGAGCAGACCCGCAACAAGGTGATCGCGGCGGGGCACGAGGTTCATCGCCTGAGCGACGACGACTACCGGCAGGTGCTCGAGCGCGTGCGTCCACTCGAGCAGCAGTGGATCGACGAGGTGAGCGCCAAGGGCATCGACGGCCGCGCGCTGGTCGACGCCGCCCGCGCCCAGGCCACCCAAGCCGCCCGCTGA
- a CDS encoding class II aldolase/adducin family protein, protein MNNNYYERPQRFSEEEWQARVKLAAAYRIFDYLGWSELIYNHISLRVPGPDKHFLTNPFGLHYSEVRASNLVKVDVAGNVIGDSDWPINPAGFTFHGAIHDRLPEAHCVMHVHTTPTMGVCCLEDGLEFSNFYAAQLYGKVAYHDFEGITVHADEGERILASAEDKPVLLLRNHGPVVIGATLAQAFSLMFLLQRACEVQLATRTMGTPRQIPEAVLRKCVADSLPLDPKYGAGEDAFCALTRLIDRIDPDYRH, encoded by the coding sequence ATGAACAACAACTACTACGAACGACCGCAACGCTTCAGCGAAGAGGAGTGGCAGGCCCGGGTCAAACTGGCCGCGGCCTACCGGATCTTCGACTACCTCGGCTGGTCCGAGCTGATCTACAACCACATTTCCCTGCGCGTGCCCGGCCCGGACAAGCACTTCCTGACCAATCCCTTCGGCCTGCACTACTCCGAGGTGCGGGCCTCCAATCTGGTCAAGGTCGACGTGGCCGGCAACGTGATCGGCGACTCGGACTGGCCGATCAACCCGGCCGGCTTCACCTTCCATGGCGCGATCCACGATCGCCTGCCGGAAGCCCACTGCGTGATGCACGTGCACACCACGCCGACCATGGGGGTCTGCTGCCTCGAGGACGGGCTGGAATTCAGCAACTTCTATGCGGCACAGTTGTACGGCAAGGTCGCCTACCATGACTTCGAGGGCATCACCGTGCACGCCGACGAGGGCGAGCGGATCCTGGCCAGCGCCGAGGACAAGCCGGTGCTGCTGCTGCGCAATCACGGCCCGGTGGTCATAGGCGCGACCCTGGCGCAGGCTTTCTCGTTGATGTTCCTGCTCCAGCGCGCTTGCGAGGTACAACTGGCGACCCGCACGATGGGTACGCCGCGGCAGATTCCCGAGGCGGTGCTGCGCAAGTGCGTGGCCGACTCGCTGCCGCTCGATCCGAAGTACGGGGCGGGCGAGGATGCCTTCTGTGCGCTGACGCGGCTGATCGATCGCATCGATCCCGACTACCGTCACTGA
- a CDS encoding DUF3087 family protein, translating to MFEIKPMNPELYRRQTRRSTLTIILTFVPLAMLLSGLLVLLFGTPGGDNFRWNLGGVVGGLLLTVLLVRKLYWSQPWMAAAVYGWQLKRSLMSVTNVMHHVESGVAAGRPEALRLLRFYHLGLTQMHQLDGNSSGLSQMVREIDAHRARMQALGMDTEQTRLDPAWLEAVRRVDG from the coding sequence ATGTTCGAGATCAAGCCGATGAACCCGGAGCTGTACCGGCGGCAGACGCGCCGCAGCACCCTGACCATCATCCTCACCTTCGTGCCGCTGGCCATGCTGCTGTCCGGCCTGCTGGTCCTGCTGTTCGGCACGCCGGGCGGCGACAACTTCCGCTGGAACCTCGGCGGGGTGGTCGGCGGCCTGCTGCTCACCGTGCTGCTGGTGCGCAAGCTGTACTGGTCGCAGCCCTGGATGGCCGCGGCGGTCTACGGCTGGCAGCTCAAGCGCAGCCTGATGAGCGTCACCAACGTCATGCACCATGTCGAGAGCGGCGTCGCCGCGGGCCGGCCGGAGGCGCTCAGGCTGCTGCGCTTCTACCACCTCGGGCTGACCCAGATGCACCAGCTGGACGGCAACTCCAGCGGCCTCAGCCAGATGGTGCGCGAGATCGACGCGCACCGGGCGCGCATGCAGGCGCTGGGCATGGACACCGAGCAGACCCGCCTGGATCCGGCCTGGCTGGAGGCGGTCAGGCGCGTCGACGGCTGA